Part of the Pantanalinema sp. genome is shown below.
CGTCCCCGATGGACGCCGCGGAATCGCCCGGCGCCTGCTCCAGGCCCTGGTGCGCGAGCAGCTGGTCGAACCGGAGCGCGTTCGCTTCGAGGCAACGGCGCGCCTCGTCGTCACCCTGGACGGCCGTCAGCGGATCGAGGCGCGCCTCGCGCGTCGCCTGAGCCTCGGACGCTTCGACCTGGAGGGGCCGATCGTCCATCATTCCCCCGGACGGAGCGCCGTCATCGACGCGCCCGAACACTTGCTCGCGCTTTTCCGGCCGATCCTGCGCCAAGCCTGCGACGCGCCGAGCTTCGCGCGCTTTTCCCGCGAGCTCGAGAACAGCGCCGCCAACTACGCCCTGGCGCTCGCGGGTGCGAGTGAGCGCCGGGCCTCACTGGCAGCCGAGGCCCTCGCACTGGGTACCCGCGACGCGCTGAGCTTCGCCAGTGCCCGCCAGGCGCATGACGCCACCTTCAGCCCCCTGGCCTTCTTCGAGCAATGGGTGGTGGACGGGCACCCCCTGCACCCGGGCGCCAAGATCAAGCTGGGGCTCACCCCGGCCGAGGTCATCGCGCACTCGCCCGAGTGGGGGGCCGAGCCGCTCGTGCGCCTGGTGGCCGTCGAGAAGGCCTCCTGCCGCGTGACCACCGCCCGCGGCAGGACACCCTCCGAGCTGCTAGCCGCCGAGTGGCCCGAGCACGTCCAGGCAGCCGAGCGCGAACTGGCCGAGCGCGGGCTGGCCCCGGCGGCCTACGAGCTTATCCCCGTGCACCCCTGGCAGCACGACCGGAAGCTGCCTTCCATGTACGCCGAGGCCCTCGCCTCGGGCGCGATCGTCACGCTCGACGTCCCGGCCCTGCCGACCCGAGCGCTCATGTCCTTCCGCTCGCTCGCTCCCATCCAGCACCGGGGCGAGGGCAAGCACCACCTCAAGACCTGCGTCGACGTCCAGCTCACAGGCGCCGTGCGGATCATCACCCCCCAGTCGATCCACAACGGCCCGGCCCTCTCGGCCCTGCTCGGCGAAATCCAGGCGTGCGAGGGAGGCTTCGACGGCCGCTTCGTGGTGCTGGAGGAGGAGGCGGGGATCTGCTACGTCGATCGCAACCCCGCCCTCACGGAGCAGGCGCGCCACGCTTCGAGCAAGAGCCTGGCCGCCCTCTTCCGGGAGAACCCCGAAGACCACGTGGGCCCGGGCGAGATCGCCCTGGCGGGCTCCAGCCTGATCGCGCGCTCGCCCATCTCGGCGCGCCCCGTGGTGGTCGAGGCCATCGAGGCCTTCGCGCGCGCCGAGGGCCACCTCGACCCCGAGGCCGCCGCGATCGCCTTCGTCCGGCGCTACGCCGAGATCGCCCTGCCGGGCTTCCTCACCCTCATGAGCCGGTACGGCGTGAGCATGGAGGGCCACCTCCAGAACAGCGTGGTCGTCCTGAAGGACGGCGCGCCCGTCCGGCTCGTCGTGCGCGACCTGGGCGGGGTCCGGGTGCTGCTCGAGCGCCTGGAGCGCCGGGGGCTGACGGTCGCCTTCCATCCGGAATCGGCCACCGTCACCCGGGACGTGGAGGCGCTTCGCAACAAGCTGAGCTACCCCGTCTTCCAGAACCACCTGGGCGAGGTGATAGCGGCCATCCACCGCGCCCTGGGGCCACGCGAGGAGGCCCTCTGGACTCAGGTGGCCGAGGTGGGCCGTTCGGTCTACTCCAGCCTCAAGCAGGACCCTGCGATCGCCGAGCAAGCAGCCTCCGACGAGGCCGCCCTCTTCGCTCCCACCGTCGCGCTCAAGGCCATGGCGACCATGCGCCTCTTGGGCGACGTGACGCGCTACACCTTCGCCCCGGTCGAAAATCCCCTGCATGCCCACGAGGGGGTCGCATGATCGGCCGGCTCGTGCCGCACGATTGTCTCTCGGCCGACGAGGCACGGCTCCTCGACGCGCTCGGGGCTTGCGCCCCCGAGCTGAGAGCCGCCTACCTGGCGGCGCTACCCAAGGCGCGCAAACGAACCCTCCTGCGCCTTGCCGCCGCCCTGGTCCGAGAGGGGCTGCCGGGGGTTGCCGAGCTCTCGCTCCCCATCAGCGGGCGCCACGCGTTCGGGCGCGCGGCGCTGGACGAGCGCCTCGCCGAGCGATACCCGGACGCCGGGGGCCTGCTCGAGGCCGCGGCCGCGCGCGGGCATGCCCCCGACCTGGCCTGGGGGAGCTTCGCCCGCGAGCTCGACAACGCAAGCGCCAACCAGGCGCTCGCCTACGCCCACTGGGAGGGCCGCAAGAAGCAGATCCGCGCGGCCTCGTTCGGCGCGTGCGACGCCCTCGGCTACGCCCTGGCCCGAAAAGCCGCCGATCCGCACTTCAGCGCGAGCCTGTTCTTCGAGCAGCTCTGCGTGGAGGGCCACAACCTTCACCCCGGCGCCAAGACCAAGCTGGACATGGCGCCAGGCGACGTGCTGCGCTACTCGCCCGAGTTCGAGGGCGCCCCCGAGCTGCGCCTGGTGGCCATCCGGCGCGAACACGCCG
Proteins encoded:
- a CDS encoding IucA/IucC family protein; protein product: MHDAPTIDPSFALSGEERAILTHLSAHRPALVQAFLAHVPDGRRGIARRLLQALVREQLVEPERVRFEATARLVVTLDGRQRIEARLARRLSLGRFDLEGPIVHHSPGRSAVIDAPEHLLALFRPILRQACDAPSFARFSRELENSAANYALALAGASERRASLAAEALALGTRDALSFASARQAHDATFSPLAFFEQWVVDGHPLHPGAKIKLGLTPAEVIAHSPEWGAEPLVRLVAVEKASCRVTTARGRTPSELLAAEWPEHVQAAERELAERGLAPAAYELIPVHPWQHDRKLPSMYAEALASGAIVTLDVPALPTRALMSFRSLAPIQHRGEGKHHLKTCVDVQLTGAVRIITPQSIHNGPALSALLGEIQACEGGFDGRFVVLEEEAGICYVDRNPALTEQARHASSKSLAALFRENPEDHVGPGEIALAGSSLIARSPISARPVVVEAIEAFARAEGHLDPEAAAIAFVRRYAEIALPGFLTLMSRYGVSMEGHLQNSVVVLKDGAPVRLVVRDLGGVRVLLERLERRGLTVAFHPESATVTRDVEALRNKLSYPVFQNHLGEVIAAIHRALGPREEALWTQVAEVGRSVYSSLKQDPAIAEQAASDEAALFAPTVALKAMATMRLLGDVTRYTFAPVENPLHAHEGVA